The Pseudomonadota bacterium genome includes a region encoding these proteins:
- the rpsA gene encoding 30S ribosomal protein S1, translating into MRTLNAHAAQILQDEPSAMTESFAELFEQSLAEKDLRPGAIVTGKVVDIRDDAVVVNAGLKSEGIVPIHQFQKPDGELEVEIGDEVEVALDTVEDGFGETRLSREKAKRSRVWSKLEQVYENEDNVIGQISGKVKGGFTVNIDGIRAFLPGSLVDVRPVRDPAYLEGKDLEFKIIKLDRRRNNLVVSRRAVVEHEYAAEREDLIERLTEGAVVKGVVKNLTDYGAFLDLGGIDGLLHITDMAWKRVRHPSEVVEVGDELEVRVLRFDRERMRVSLGLKQLGDDPWEDIDRRYPPTSRLFGKVTNITDYGCFVEIEDGVEGLVHVSEMDWTNKNVNPAKMVHIGQEVEVMVLDVDEERRRISLGMKQCTPNPWEAFAATHNKGDKVSGAIKSITDFGIFIGLDGGIDGLVHLSDISWMSPGEDAIRNYRKGEEVEAVVLAVDPERERISLGIKQLEQDPFATFMAEHPRGSIVTGTVRSVDARGAVIDVAEGVEGYIKASDIAKERVDDATKHLSEGDEVEAKFVALDRKTRNLTLSIRAKDDDELADVVDQYKRSGSSGSTTLGDLLKEQLENKD; encoded by the coding sequence GGTGGACATTCGTGACGATGCAGTCGTCGTCAACGCCGGGCTCAAGTCCGAGGGTATTGTCCCGATCCATCAGTTCCAGAAGCCCGACGGCGAGCTGGAAGTCGAAATCGGCGATGAAGTTGAAGTGGCACTCGACACGGTCGAGGACGGCTTTGGCGAGACGCGCCTGTCGCGTGAGAAGGCCAAGCGTTCACGGGTCTGGTCCAAGCTCGAGCAGGTCTACGAGAACGAAGACAACGTCATCGGCCAGATTTCCGGCAAGGTCAAGGGCGGATTCACCGTGAACATCGACGGCATTCGGGCGTTTCTGCCCGGTTCTCTGGTCGACGTTCGGCCGGTACGTGACCCCGCCTACCTCGAGGGCAAGGATCTCGAGTTCAAGATCATCAAGCTCGATCGCCGCCGCAACAACCTGGTGGTCAGCCGCCGCGCCGTGGTCGAACATGAGTACGCTGCCGAACGTGAAGACCTGATCGAGCGCCTGACCGAGGGCGCGGTCGTCAAGGGTGTTGTCAAGAACCTGACCGACTACGGCGCCTTTCTGGATCTCGGCGGTATCGACGGGCTTCTGCATATTACCGACATGGCCTGGAAACGCGTACGCCACCCCTCCGAGGTGGTCGAAGTCGGCGACGAGCTGGAAGTTCGGGTGCTGCGCTTTGATCGCGAGCGCATGCGCGTCTCGCTGGGTCTCAAGCAGCTTGGCGATGATCCCTGGGAAGACATCGACCGCCGCTACCCCCCAACCTCGCGCTTGTTCGGCAAGGTCACCAATATCACCGATTACGGCTGCTTCGTCGAGATCGAGGACGGCGTCGAGGGCCTGGTTCACGTCTCCGAAATGGACTGGACCAACAAGAACGTCAACCCGGCCAAGATGGTGCATATCGGTCAGGAAGTCGAGGTCATGGTGCTCGACGTGGACGAGGAGCGACGCCGTATTTCTCTGGGCATGAAGCAGTGCACGCCCAATCCCTGGGAGGCCTTTGCCGCCACCCACAACAAGGGCGACAAAGTGTCGGGTGCGATCAAGTCGATTACCGACTTCGGTATTTTCATCGGTCTGGACGGTGGTATCGACGGCCTGGTCCACCTGTCCGACATCTCCTGGATGAGCCCGGGCGAGGACGCCATCCGCAACTACCGCAAGGGTGAAGAAGTCGAGGCCGTCGTACTCGCCGTCGATCCGGAGCGCGAGCGCATCTCACTGGGCATCAAGCAGCTCGAGCAGGATCCGTTCGCCACCTTCATGGCCGAACATCCGCGTGGTTCGATCGTCACGGGCACGGTCCGCTCGGTGGACGCCAGGGGTGCGGTAATTGATGTGGCCGAGGGTGTCGAGGGTTACATCAAGGCTTCGGATATCGCCAAGGAACGAGTTGACGATGCCACCAAGCATTTGTCGGAAGGCGATGAAGTCGAAGCCAAGTTCGTTGCGTTGGATCGCAAGACCCGCAACCTCACGCTGTCGATTCGTGCCAAGGATGACGACGAGTTGGCCGATGTGGTCGATCAGTACAAGCGCTCCGGGAGTTCGGGCAGCACGACGCTCGGGGATCTGCTCAAAGAGCAGCTGGAGAACAAGGACTGA
- a CDS encoding integration host factor subunit beta, whose translation MTKSELIERLASEQTHLSQADVELAVRCILEQLSNALAEGKRVEIRGFGSFSLHYRPPRMGRNPRTGETVALPGKYVPHFKPGKALRERVNEAVSG comes from the coding sequence ATGACCAAATCCGAACTGATCGAGCGCCTGGCCAGTGAGCAAACTCACCTGAGTCAGGCTGATGTGGAGCTGGCGGTACGCTGCATTCTCGAACAGCTCAGTAACGCGCTGGCCGAAGGCAAGCGGGTCGAGATTCGCGGGTTTGGCAGTTTTTCGCTGCACTACCGCCCGCCTCGCATGGGCCGCAATCCACGCACCGGGGAAACCGTTGCGCTGCCCGGCAAGTACGTTCCCCATTTCAAGCCCGGAAAGGCCCTGCGGGAACGGGTCAACGAAGCGGTCTCGGGCTGA